One stretch of Pararhizobium qamdonense DNA includes these proteins:
- the fliR gene encoding flagellar biosynthetic protein FliR — MITDPEGTVLALFAAFCRIGACIMVMPGFSTARVSVQIRLFVAVAISMAILPIMWNEIYPQISGKGHTYIYIVATETVIGGVIGLIARYYVLGLQFTGTVITMMIGFNAPPANDVLEDTAENQLTNLISFAGLMILFMLDFHHVILSSLVDSYKVMPLGVGFDPQGVLITLTNALETTFYIMLRLASPFIIYGLLFNVAIGMVNKLAPQMPLYFISLPYLIMGGMFLLYLGIAAMLKLFADGFGPMMQGI; from the coding sequence ATGATCACCGATCCGGAAGGCACAGTGCTGGCGCTCTTTGCCGCATTCTGCCGGATCGGCGCCTGCATCATGGTCATGCCCGGATTTTCCACGGCCCGCGTCTCGGTCCAGATCCGCCTCTTCGTTGCCGTGGCAATCTCGATGGCGATCCTGCCGATCATGTGGAACGAGATCTACCCGCAGATTTCCGGCAAGGGCCATACCTATATCTACATCGTCGCGACCGAGACCGTCATCGGCGGCGTTATCGGCCTGATCGCGCGCTATTACGTGCTCGGGCTGCAGTTCACCGGCACCGTGATCACCATGATGATCGGCTTCAACGCCCCGCCCGCCAATGACGTTCTGGAAGACACCGCCGAAAACCAGCTGACCAACCTGATCAGCTTTGCCGGCCTGATGATCCTGTTCATGCTGGATTTCCACCACGTCATCCTGTCGAGCCTTGTCGATTCCTACAAGGTGATGCCGCTCGGCGTCGGCTTTGATCCGCAGGGCGTGCTGATCACGCTGACCAATGCGCTGGAGACCACGTTCTACATCATGCTGCGGCTGGCGAGCCCCTTCATCATCTATGGGCTGCTGTTCAACGTCGCGATCGGCATGGTCAACAAGCTGGCGCCGCAAATGCCGCTCTACTTCATCTCGTTGCCCTACCTGATCATGGGCGGCATGTTCCTGCTCTATCTCGGCATCGCCGCCATGCTGAAACTGTTTGCCGATGGTTTCGGCCCGATGATGCAAGGGATCTAG
- the flhA gene encoding flagellar biosynthesis protein FlhA — translation MAQPPALIIPKVAPKGRDIGFALGIVAILSILFLPIPPFLIDIGLAFSIAFSVLILMVSLWIQKPLDFSSFPVILLISTMTRLALNIATTRVILSHGHQGHDAAGGVIAGFADLVMGGDFVIGLIVFLILITVNFIVITKGATRIAEVGARFTLDAIPGKQMSIDADLSAGLIDEKEAQRRRRELEEESSFYGSMDGASKFVRGDAIAGLLITAINVFGGIIIGYVRHDMSIGEAADVFVKLSVGDGLVSQIPALIVSLAAGLLVSRGGTSGSTDQAVINQLGGYPRALMVASGLIIMLALMPGLPFLPFAVLGGGMAFLSWLIPRQIAAANKLKRDQDQQTAQLKTDSEKDSVKSVLKTAEIELLLGKQVSTRLLGAHQELAFRVGKMRRKFAGQYGLIVPEIKVSDDISIPDKAYHVRIHGTTIASNTVRVGEVIVVTGGGRKPSVPGDDIREPAFGMPAVSILETFTEDLKREGFHPIDNVSVVLTHLSEVIRNNLPQLLSYKDVKILIERLDPEYRKLADEICTSHMSYSGLQAVLKLLLAERVSIRNLHLILEAVAELAPHVRKTEQIVEHVRVRMSQQLCGDLADNGTLRVLRLGSKWDMVFHQALKRDAKGDIVEFDIDPRHLEEFSEQATKVIREHLDRGMPFVLVSSPESRSYVRMIIERLFATLPVLSHVELAKGLEIKIIGSIS, via the coding sequence ATGGCACAACCTCCTGCTCTGATCATCCCGAAAGTCGCGCCCAAAGGCCGGGATATCGGCTTCGCGCTCGGCATCGTCGCGATCCTGTCGATCCTGTTTCTGCCGATCCCGCCCTTTCTGATCGACATCGGGCTGGCGTTCTCCATCGCCTTTTCCGTGCTGATCCTGATGGTGTCGCTGTGGATCCAGAAACCGCTGGATTTCTCGTCCTTTCCGGTCATCCTTCTGATTTCCACTATGACCCGGCTGGCGCTGAACATTGCGACAACCCGCGTCATTCTTTCGCACGGTCATCAAGGCCATGATGCGGCCGGTGGCGTCATCGCAGGCTTTGCCGATCTGGTTATGGGCGGCGACTTCGTCATCGGTCTGATCGTCTTTTTGATCCTGATCACCGTGAACTTCATCGTCATCACCAAGGGTGCGACGCGTATCGCCGAAGTCGGCGCGCGCTTCACCCTCGATGCCATTCCCGGCAAGCAGATGTCGATCGACGCCGACCTTTCGGCTGGCCTGATCGACGAGAAGGAGGCGCAGCGCCGCCGCCGCGAGCTGGAAGAGGAAAGCTCGTTCTACGGCTCGATGGACGGTGCGTCGAAGTTCGTGCGCGGCGATGCCATCGCCGGCCTCCTGATCACCGCTATCAACGTCTTCGGCGGCATCATCATCGGTTACGTTCGCCACGACATGTCGATCGGCGAAGCCGCCGACGTCTTCGTCAAGCTGTCGGTCGGCGACGGCCTGGTATCCCAGATCCCGGCCCTGATCGTCTCTCTCGCCGCAGGCCTGCTCGTCTCGCGCGGCGGCACGTCCGGTTCCACCGACCAGGCCGTCATCAACCAGCTCGGCGGTTACCCGCGCGCTCTGATGGTCGCCTCCGGCCTCATCATCATGCTGGCCCTGATGCCGGGCCTACCTTTCCTGCCGTTTGCGGTGCTGGGCGGCGGCATGGCCTTCCTCAGCTGGCTGATCCCGCGTCAGATCGCAGCCGCCAACAAGCTGAAGCGCGACCAGGACCAGCAGACGGCTCAGCTGAAGACCGACAGCGAAAAGGACTCGGTCAAGTCGGTCCTGAAGACGGCCGAGATCGAATTGCTGCTCGGCAAGCAGGTCTCCACCCGCCTGCTTGGGGCACACCAGGAACTGGCCTTCCGCGTCGGCAAGATGCGCCGCAAGTTCGCCGGACAATACGGGCTCATCGTTCCGGAAATCAAGGTTTCCGACGATATCAGCATTCCCGACAAGGCCTATCATGTCCGCATCCATGGCACGACGATCGCCTCAAACACGGTGCGCGTCGGCGAAGTCATCGTCGTCACCGGCGGCGGCCGCAAGCCGAGCGTTCCCGGCGACGATATCCGCGAACCCGCCTTCGGCATGCCTGCTGTGTCGATCCTGGAGACCTTCACCGAGGATCTGAAGCGCGAGGGGTTCCATCCCATCGACAATGTTTCGGTGGTGCTGACGCATCTGTCGGAAGTGATCCGCAACAACCTGCCGCAGCTTTTGTCCTACAAGGACGTGAAGATCCTGATCGAACGTCTCGACCCGGAATACCGCAAGCTGGCCGACGAAATCTGCACCTCGCATATGTCCTATTCGGGCCTGCAGGCCGTGCTGAAGCTGCTGCTTGCGGAACGCGTCTCGATCCGCAACCTGCATCTGATCCTCGAAGCGGTCGCCGAACTCGCGCCGCATGTCAGGAAGACCGAGCAGATCGTCGAGCATGTGCGCGTGCGCATGTCGCAGCAGCTCTGCGGCGATCTCGCCGATAACGGGACATTGCGCGTTCTGCGCCTCGGCAGCAAATGGGACATGGTCTTCCATCAGGCGCTGAAGCGTGATGCGAAGGGCGATATCGTCGAATTCGACATCGATCCGCGCCATCTGGAGGAGTTCAGCGAGCAGGCGACCAAGGTTATCCGTGAACATCTCGATCGCGGCATGCCGTTCGTACTGGTAAGTTCGCCCGAATCCCGCTCTTATGTGCGCATGATCATCGAGCGTCTTTTTGCAACATTGCCGGTTCTCTCGCATGTCGAGCTCGCCAAGGGCCTCGAGATAAAGATTATCGGCTCGATTTCATGA
- the fliQ gene encoding flagellar biosynthesis protein FliQ yields the protein MNEADALDIVQAAIWTVVVASGPAVVAAMVVGVVIAFIQALTQVQEMTLTFVPKILAVLVTVALSASFVGAQISIFTDLVFSRIQTGF from the coding sequence ATGAATGAGGCGGATGCCCTCGATATCGTGCAGGCGGCGATCTGGACAGTGGTCGTCGCTTCCGGCCCCGCCGTCGTCGCCGCCATGGTCGTCGGCGTCGTCATCGCCTTCATCCAGGCGTTGACCCAGGTTCAGGAAATGACCCTGACCTTCGTGCCGAAAATTCTCGCCGTTCTGGTGACCGTTGCCCTGTCAGCCTCCTTTGTCGGCGCGCAGATTTCGATCTTTACCGATCTCGTCTTTTCCCGCATTCAAACCGGCTTTTAA
- the flgD gene encoding flagellar hook assembly protein FlgD: MAVSGVNSANGYLPSASGTESGADKAKASLNYDSFLKLLVAQMKNQDPTQPMDSTQQIAQLATFSQVEQTIKTNTNLESLLQRTSLSEANAVIGKTVTSADGKTTGIVKEVKLYSDGIIAVLDTGKELVVGPGVTIK, encoded by the coding sequence ATGGCGGTAAGCGGCGTCAATTCGGCCAATGGTTATCTTCCCTCGGCCTCCGGCACGGAATCGGGTGCGGACAAGGCCAAGGCAAGCCTGAACTATGACAGCTTTTTGAAGCTGCTCGTGGCGCAGATGAAGAACCAGGATCCGACCCAGCCGATGGATTCGACCCAGCAGATCGCCCAGCTCGCGACTTTCTCGCAGGTCGAGCAGACGATCAAGACCAACACCAATCTGGAGAGCCTTCTGCAGCGCACCTCGCTCAGCGAAGCCAATGCGGTGATCGGCAAGACGGTCACCAGCGCCGATGGCAAGACAACTGGCATCGTCAAGGAAGTAAAGCTATACTCGGATGGAATCATCGCGGTGCTCGATACCGGCAAGGAGCTTGTCGTCGGCCCGGGTGTTACCATAAAGTGA
- the flbT gene encoding flagellar biosynthesis repressor FlbT — protein sequence MKSTLRISLKSGERIFVNGAVLRVDRKVAVEFLNDVTFLLENHVLQPEDATTPLKQLYFIAQMILINPEGAEQSTNMFRKSVVMLLTCFKNEEIVSELKKIDGMVTQGRAFDALKAIRGLYALEDRILNNQEITPATIEQIRKEIAPWR from the coding sequence ATGAAAAGCACACTGCGTATATCGCTGAAATCCGGCGAACGAATTTTTGTCAACGGAGCAGTGCTGCGTGTCGACCGCAAGGTGGCCGTCGAGTTCCTGAATGACGTGACATTCCTGCTCGAAAACCACGTTCTGCAGCCCGAAGACGCTACGACACCGCTGAAGCAGCTCTATTTCATTGCCCAGATGATCCTGATCAATCCGGAAGGCGCCGAGCAATCGACGAACATGTTCCGTAAGTCGGTCGTCATGCTTTTGACCTGCTTCAAGAACGAAGAGATCGTGTCCGAGCTGAAGAAGATCGACGGCATGGTGACGCAAGGCCGCGCTTTTGATGCCTTGAAGGCGATCCGCGGTCTCTATGCGCTGGAAGACAGAATCCTGAACAACCAGGAAATCACCCCGGCAACGATCGAACAGATTCGCAAGGAGATCGCACCATGGCGGTAA
- the flaF gene encoding flagellar biosynthesis regulator FlaF, with amino-acid sequence MYQFSYAEIMEDGVADSKDRERQVLDRSIVLLSAAKRQKGYSREAIEAIYYTRRVWIRFIEDLRASDNQLNDELRANLISIAIWILGETEKIRKRESSNFQGIIDITTIIRDGLK; translated from the coding sequence ATGTATCAGTTTTCATATGCCGAGATCATGGAGGATGGCGTTGCCGACTCCAAGGATCGCGAACGGCAAGTGCTCGACCGCTCCATCGTGCTGCTTTCCGCCGCAAAACGGCAGAAGGGCTATTCGCGCGAAGCGATCGAGGCGATTTACTACACAAGGCGGGTCTGGATCCGGTTCATCGAGGATCTTCGCGCTTCAGACAACCAGCTGAACGACGAACTGCGCGCCAATCTTATTTCCATAGCCATCTGGATTCTCGGTGAGACAGAGAAGATCCGCAAACGCGAATCCTCCAATTTCCAGGGCATTATTGATATCACAACCATCATCAGGGATGGACTCAAATGA
- a CDS encoding flagellar hook-associated family protein has translation MKTSFVSNLAVQNAMRLTIQKGQVEMMKLNDEVSTGVHADYGLALGASTSKSVNITSQLDRLSTLKSTNSIVTQRLAGSQEALKTMQDAAQKSLTSLMAFRDNSTADLLKIAQDQNTAAMTTFTSAANTSLNGEYLFSGINTDVQPFTEYSETSDAKASYNAALSSFISSQPAQVPPLTSVSQFTKAQMTDFIDNKLAPMYADPSVAGSKWADWSDASSQNMTSRISANEVIQSSANLNAEGARKFALASMISTELLSVGLSDEVRGVVTDKAVSYMGEAVTGLISMQSNLGLSQERVKKANTSIEAQTKIVKAHQLDLEGIDTFAASTMLKTLQTQLETSYTLTSRLQQLSLINFL, from the coding sequence ATGAAAACGTCTTTCGTTTCCAATCTGGCCGTGCAAAACGCCATGCGCCTGACCATTCAAAAGGGTCAGGTCGAAATGATGAAGCTGAACGATGAGGTCTCGACCGGCGTTCATGCGGATTATGGCCTGGCGCTCGGGGCATCGACGTCCAAGTCCGTCAATATCACCTCGCAGCTCGACCGGCTGTCGACGTTGAAAAGCACCAATTCCATCGTCACGCAAAGGCTTGCCGGTTCGCAGGAAGCCTTGAAGACCATGCAGGATGCGGCGCAGAAGTCGCTGACCTCTCTGATGGCCTTCCGCGACAACAGCACCGCGGATCTCTTGAAGATCGCGCAGGACCAGAATACGGCAGCGATGACAACATTCACGTCGGCGGCCAACACGTCGCTGAATGGCGAATATCTGTTCTCCGGCATCAACACCGATGTGCAGCCCTTCACCGAATACTCGGAAACATCCGACGCCAAGGCCTCCTACAATGCCGCCCTGTCGTCGTTCATTTCATCCCAGCCTGCCCAGGTGCCGCCGCTGACATCCGTCAGCCAGTTCACCAAGGCGCAGATGACCGATTTCATCGACAACAAGCTGGCACCGATGTACGCGGACCCCTCGGTTGCGGGATCGAAATGGGCGGATTGGTCGGATGCATCAAGCCAGAACATGACGAGCCGCATCAGCGCCAACGAAGTCATTCAAAGCTCGGCAAATCTCAATGCCGAAGGCGCGCGCAAATTCGCGCTCGCCAGCATGATCTCCACCGAACTCCTGAGCGTTGGCCTGAGCGACGAGGTGCGTGGCGTGGTGACCGACAAGGCCGTGAGCTACATGGGCGAAGCCGTGACCGGCCTCATCAGCATGCAGAGCAATCTCGGCCTGTCGCAGGAACGCGTCAAGAAGGCCAATACCTCGATCGAGGCGCAGACCAAGATCGTCAAGGCCCACCAGCTGGATCTCGAAGGTATCGATACCTTCGCGGCGTCCACCATGCTGAAGACCCTGCAGACGCAGCTTGAGACCTCCTACACGCTGACCTCGCGGCTCCAGCAGTTGAGTTTGATTAATTTCCTCTGA